Proteins from a genomic interval of Siniperca chuatsi isolate FFG_IHB_CAS linkage group LG10, ASM2008510v1, whole genome shotgun sequence:
- the LOC122882860 gene encoding 6-phosphofructo-2-kinase/fructose-2,6-bisphosphatase 2-like isoform X1, with product MLSLGKVFLLESITASSEQCGTSGISRHRGGGAKTSGKKKETSLAALKAKRWQHRNKEKNRISPGTCWFVRDADLVLPVSRARRPQTSRARTDSRTQIRPIMAARQQRPAAASDGPAEAKKTDIRANEKKCSWASYMTNSPTVIVMIGLPARGKTYMSKKLTRYLNWIGVPTKVFNLGVYRREAVKSYKSYDFFRHDNKEAMQIRKQCALVALEDVKAYLNEEGGQIAVFDATNTTRERRGLILNFAQDNAYKVFFVESICDDPDVIATNILDVKVSSPDYPERDRESVMEDFLKRIECYKVTYQLLDPDEHDKNLSFIQVINVGRRFLVNRVQDYIQSKIVYYLMNIHVHSHSIYLCRHGESHHNVEGRIGGDSELSERGKQFAAALKGFVEEHRLSDLKVWTSQLRRTIQTAEELGVPYEQWKILNEIDAGVCEEMTYKIIEETYPEEFAMRDHDKYHYRYPGGESYQDLVQRLEPVIMELERQGNVLVICHQAVMRCLLAYFLDKSADDLPYLKCPLHTVLKLTPVAYGCKVDMFDLKVEAVNTHKDRPLKQVTTDAVPPAFHRRNSFTPLSSQDQIKRPRLYSVGNPPQTRMSQAPTLPSMQFSEASEGAELLQSEDSVNGVIAADTDDCVRS from the exons ATGCTGTCTCTTGGAAAAGTTTTTCTCTTGGAAAGCATTACCGCAAGCTCTGAACAGTGTGGAACTTCCGGCATCAGCCGACACCGAGGAGGAGGAGCTAAAACATCCGGGAAGAAGAAGGAGACGTCTCTTGCGGCGCTGAAAGCAAAGAGATGGCAGCATcgtaacaaagaaaaaaatcgaATATCTCCAGGCACCTGCTGGTTTGTG AGAGATGCTGACCTCGTCTTACCAGTAAGCAGAGCCCGACGTCCCCAGACCAGCCGAGCCAGGACAGACAGCAGGACGCAGATCAGACCCATTATGGCTGCCAGGCAGCAGAGACCTGCAGCTGCTTCTGACGGCCCAGCAGAGGCCAAAAAGACGGACATCAGGGCCAATGAGAAGAAGTGCT CTTGGGCTTCCTACATGACCAATTCTCCAACTGTGATAGTGATGATTGGGTTGCCCGCCAGGGGAAAAACCTACATGTCCAAGAAGCTGACACGCTACCTCAACTGGATTGGAGTGCCAACTAAGG TATTTAACCTTGGAGTGTATAGGAGAGAAGCAGTGAAGTCATACAAGTCCTATGACTTCTTCAGACATGACAATAAAGAAGCAATGCAAATTAGAAA ACAGTGTGCCTTGGTGGCATTGGAGGATGTCAAGGCCTATCTGAATGAGGAGGGAGGCCAGATCGCT GTTTTTGATGCAACCAACACaaccagagagaggaggggactCATCCTTAATTTTGCACAGGATAATGCATACAAG GTGTTTTTTGTTGAATCAATATGTGACGATCCAGATGTCATCGCTACAAATATCCTG GATGTGAAGGTGTCCAGCCCAGATTACCCtgagagggacagagaaagtGTCATGGAGGATTTTCTGAAGAGAATAGAGTGTTATAAAGTGACGTACCAACTTTTAGATCCGGACGAACATGACAA GAACCTTTCCTTCATCCAGGTCATCAATGTCGGCCGTCGTTTCTTGGTCAACAGGGTGCAGGACTACATCCAGAGTAAAATAGTGTACTACCTCATGAACATTCACGTACACTCCCACTCCATCTACCTCTGTCGGCATGGAGAGAGCCATCACAATGTGGAAGGACGCATCGGGGGAGACTCTGAGCTGTCAGAGAGGGGGAAACAG TTTGCAGCAGCACTGAAGGGTTTTGTGGAAGAGCACCGCCTGTCAGACCTGAAAGTTTGGACCAGCCAACTGAGACGCACCATTCAGACGGCAGAGGAGCTGGGAGTCCCCTACGAGCAGTGGAAGATCCTTAATGAAATAGATGCT GGAGTGTGTGAAGAAATGACCTATAAAATCATTGAGGAAACATACCCAGAGGAGTTTGCCATGAGGGACCATGACAAGTACCATTACCGCTACCCTGGAGGAGAG TCCTACCAGGACCTGGTTCAGCGGCTGGAGCCAGTTATCATGGAGCTGGAGCGACAGGGCAACGTGCTGGTCATCTGTCATCAGGCTGTCATGCGCTGCTTGCTCGCCTATTTCCTGGACAAGAGCGCAG ATGATCTACCCTACTTGAAGTGTCCCCTGCACACTGTCCTAAAACTCACTCCTGTGGCTTATG GTTGTAAAGTGGACATGTTTGACTTGAAGGTGGAGGCTGTCAACACTCACAAGGACAGACCATTA AAACAAGTCACAACAGATGCTGTGCCACCAGCTTTCCACCGACGAAACAGCTTCACTCCGTTGTCCAGCCAAGACCAGATTAAACGACCTCGTCTTTACAGTGTGGGCAACCCTCCACAGACCCGCATGTCCCAGGCCCCCACTTTACCCAGCATGCAGTTCTCTGAGGCATCTGAAGGGGCAGAGCTGCTACAAAGCGAG GACTCTGTGAACGGTGTCATTGCAGCAGACACAGACGACTGTGTTCGGAGTTAA
- the LOC122882860 gene encoding 6-phosphofructo-2-kinase/fructose-2,6-bisphosphatase 2-like isoform X2 yields the protein MLSLGKVFLLESITASSEQCGTSGISRHRGGGAKTSGKKKETSLAALKAKRWQHRNKEKNRISPGTCWFVRDADLVLPVSRARRPQTSRARTDSRTQIRPIMAARQQRPAAASDGPAEAKKTDIRANEKKCLFNLGVYRREAVKSYKSYDFFRHDNKEAMQIRKQCALVALEDVKAYLNEEGGQIAVFDATNTTRERRGLILNFAQDNAYKVFFVESICDDPDVIATNILDVKVSSPDYPERDRESVMEDFLKRIECYKVTYQLLDPDEHDKNLSFIQVINVGRRFLVNRVQDYIQSKIVYYLMNIHVHSHSIYLCRHGESHHNVEGRIGGDSELSERGKQFAAALKGFVEEHRLSDLKVWTSQLRRTIQTAEELGVPYEQWKILNEIDAGVCEEMTYKIIEETYPEEFAMRDHDKYHYRYPGGESYQDLVQRLEPVIMELERQGNVLVICHQAVMRCLLAYFLDKSADDLPYLKCPLHTVLKLTPVAYGCKVDMFDLKVEAVNTHKDRPLKQVTTDAVPPAFHRRNSFTPLSSQDQIKRPRLYSVGNPPQTRMSQAPTLPSMQFSEASEGAELLQSEDSVNGVIAADTDDCVRS from the exons ATGCTGTCTCTTGGAAAAGTTTTTCTCTTGGAAAGCATTACCGCAAGCTCTGAACAGTGTGGAACTTCCGGCATCAGCCGACACCGAGGAGGAGGAGCTAAAACATCCGGGAAGAAGAAGGAGACGTCTCTTGCGGCGCTGAAAGCAAAGAGATGGCAGCATcgtaacaaagaaaaaaatcgaATATCTCCAGGCACCTGCTGGTTTGTG AGAGATGCTGACCTCGTCTTACCAGTAAGCAGAGCCCGACGTCCCCAGACCAGCCGAGCCAGGACAGACAGCAGGACGCAGATCAGACCCATTATGGCTGCCAGGCAGCAGAGACCTGCAGCTGCTTCTGACGGCCCAGCAGAGGCCAAAAAGACGGACATCAGGGCCAATGAGAAGAAGTGCT TATTTAACCTTGGAGTGTATAGGAGAGAAGCAGTGAAGTCATACAAGTCCTATGACTTCTTCAGACATGACAATAAAGAAGCAATGCAAATTAGAAA ACAGTGTGCCTTGGTGGCATTGGAGGATGTCAAGGCCTATCTGAATGAGGAGGGAGGCCAGATCGCT GTTTTTGATGCAACCAACACaaccagagagaggaggggactCATCCTTAATTTTGCACAGGATAATGCATACAAG GTGTTTTTTGTTGAATCAATATGTGACGATCCAGATGTCATCGCTACAAATATCCTG GATGTGAAGGTGTCCAGCCCAGATTACCCtgagagggacagagaaagtGTCATGGAGGATTTTCTGAAGAGAATAGAGTGTTATAAAGTGACGTACCAACTTTTAGATCCGGACGAACATGACAA GAACCTTTCCTTCATCCAGGTCATCAATGTCGGCCGTCGTTTCTTGGTCAACAGGGTGCAGGACTACATCCAGAGTAAAATAGTGTACTACCTCATGAACATTCACGTACACTCCCACTCCATCTACCTCTGTCGGCATGGAGAGAGCCATCACAATGTGGAAGGACGCATCGGGGGAGACTCTGAGCTGTCAGAGAGGGGGAAACAG TTTGCAGCAGCACTGAAGGGTTTTGTGGAAGAGCACCGCCTGTCAGACCTGAAAGTTTGGACCAGCCAACTGAGACGCACCATTCAGACGGCAGAGGAGCTGGGAGTCCCCTACGAGCAGTGGAAGATCCTTAATGAAATAGATGCT GGAGTGTGTGAAGAAATGACCTATAAAATCATTGAGGAAACATACCCAGAGGAGTTTGCCATGAGGGACCATGACAAGTACCATTACCGCTACCCTGGAGGAGAG TCCTACCAGGACCTGGTTCAGCGGCTGGAGCCAGTTATCATGGAGCTGGAGCGACAGGGCAACGTGCTGGTCATCTGTCATCAGGCTGTCATGCGCTGCTTGCTCGCCTATTTCCTGGACAAGAGCGCAG ATGATCTACCCTACTTGAAGTGTCCCCTGCACACTGTCCTAAAACTCACTCCTGTGGCTTATG GTTGTAAAGTGGACATGTTTGACTTGAAGGTGGAGGCTGTCAACACTCACAAGGACAGACCATTA AAACAAGTCACAACAGATGCTGTGCCACCAGCTTTCCACCGACGAAACAGCTTCACTCCGTTGTCCAGCCAAGACCAGATTAAACGACCTCGTCTTTACAGTGTGGGCAACCCTCCACAGACCCGCATGTCCCAGGCCCCCACTTTACCCAGCATGCAGTTCTCTGAGGCATCTGAAGGGGCAGAGCTGCTACAAAGCGAG GACTCTGTGAACGGTGTCATTGCAGCAGACACAGACGACTGTGTTCGGAGTTAA
- the LOC122882860 gene encoding 6-phosphofructo-2-kinase/fructose-2,6-bisphosphatase 2-like isoform X3, with amino-acid sequence MEDFLKRIECYKVTYQLLDPDEHDKNLSFIQVINVGRRFLVNRVQDYIQSKIVYYLMNIHVHSHSIYLCRHGESHHNVEGRIGGDSELSERGKQFAAALKGFVEEHRLSDLKVWTSQLRRTIQTAEELGVPYEQWKILNEIDAGVCEEMTYKIIEETYPEEFAMRDHDKYHYRYPGGESYQDLVQRLEPVIMELERQGNVLVICHQAVMRCLLAYFLDKSADDLPYLKCPLHTVLKLTPVAYGCKVDMFDLKVEAVNTHKDRPLKQVTTDAVPPAFHRRNSFTPLSSQDQIKRPRLYSVGNPPQTRMSQAPTLPSMQFSEASEGAELLQSEDSVNGVIAADTDDCVRS; translated from the exons ATGGAGGATTTTCTGAAGAGAATAGAGTGTTATAAAGTGACGTACCAACTTTTAGATCCGGACGAACATGACAA GAACCTTTCCTTCATCCAGGTCATCAATGTCGGCCGTCGTTTCTTGGTCAACAGGGTGCAGGACTACATCCAGAGTAAAATAGTGTACTACCTCATGAACATTCACGTACACTCCCACTCCATCTACCTCTGTCGGCATGGAGAGAGCCATCACAATGTGGAAGGACGCATCGGGGGAGACTCTGAGCTGTCAGAGAGGGGGAAACAG TTTGCAGCAGCACTGAAGGGTTTTGTGGAAGAGCACCGCCTGTCAGACCTGAAAGTTTGGACCAGCCAACTGAGACGCACCATTCAGACGGCAGAGGAGCTGGGAGTCCCCTACGAGCAGTGGAAGATCCTTAATGAAATAGATGCT GGAGTGTGTGAAGAAATGACCTATAAAATCATTGAGGAAACATACCCAGAGGAGTTTGCCATGAGGGACCATGACAAGTACCATTACCGCTACCCTGGAGGAGAG TCCTACCAGGACCTGGTTCAGCGGCTGGAGCCAGTTATCATGGAGCTGGAGCGACAGGGCAACGTGCTGGTCATCTGTCATCAGGCTGTCATGCGCTGCTTGCTCGCCTATTTCCTGGACAAGAGCGCAG ATGATCTACCCTACTTGAAGTGTCCCCTGCACACTGTCCTAAAACTCACTCCTGTGGCTTATG GTTGTAAAGTGGACATGTTTGACTTGAAGGTGGAGGCTGTCAACACTCACAAGGACAGACCATTA AAACAAGTCACAACAGATGCTGTGCCACCAGCTTTCCACCGACGAAACAGCTTCACTCCGTTGTCCAGCCAAGACCAGATTAAACGACCTCGTCTTTACAGTGTGGGCAACCCTCCACAGACCCGCATGTCCCAGGCCCCCACTTTACCCAGCATGCAGTTCTCTGAGGCATCTGAAGGGGCAGAGCTGCTACAAAGCGAG GACTCTGTGAACGGTGTCATTGCAGCAGACACAGACGACTGTGTTCGGAGTTAA
- the LOC122883166 gene encoding complement receptor type 1-like: MKTVGWNILILSFAFLASAQVPKECSAPSEYPHTRLNKKYTSRQKYAVGEKVYYNCAEDFIPSSGIRVVQCIGGKWTKLTLKCEKKSCGNAGDLPNGQFQYEGNSFLGEKVYAVCNEGYTLKGLNYMICKKSGWTGEFPSCEEGAVTCFTPAVANSVRRGDNVSVHWVGDSMTFTCSEGFQLDGAQQITCGPDGQWEPQPPRCLPSPDDKATGGCGVPVTTKNSNANLADKYITMTSFASGDKVHYVCNVGYIQAGGSRLRRCIEGKWTPLLLKCERKACGSAGEILNGQFTYTGVEFGDTATAVCDEGHQLVGRATRHCMSNGWDGRVPVCEAVGCAEPPEVTNAEMEGRQEPPYTYRSVVRYHCRVGTLIGQREIWCTKDGTWSTSAPKCKEITCSSPIVPSAYWTGAHNELHQYRDTITIECNPGYRRFGPSTVTCGSDGRWFPTLPKCTRISHGTY, encoded by the exons ATGAAGACCGTCGGGTGGAATATTCTGATTTTATCGTTTGCTTTTCTTGCTTCAG ctcaaGTACCAAAGGAGTGTTCGGCACCATCTGAATACCCGCACACCAGACTGAACAAGAAATATACCAGCAGACAGAAGTACGCCGTTGGGGAGAAGGTGTATTATAACTGCGCCGAGGACTTCATTCCATCCTCAGGCATCCGAGTTGTGCAGTGTATTGGAGGAAAATGGACCAAACTGACTCTAAAATGCGAAA AGAAATCATGCGGCAATGCCGGGGATTTACCTAATGGGCAGTTCCAGTATGAAGGGAATTCATTCCTTGGGGAGAAAGTTTATGCTGTATGCAATGAAGG ATACACTCTGAAAGGACTCAACTACATGATCTGCAAGAAGTCTGGTTGGACCGGTGAATTCCCATCTTGTGAAG AGGGAGCGGTCACCTGCTTCACCCCTGCAGTGGCCAACTCTGTGCGCCGCGGTGACAATGTTTCTGTACACTGGGTGGGAGACAGCATGACCTTCACCTGCAGTGAGGGTTTCCAGTTGGATGGAGCTCAGCAGATCACTTGTGGTCCTGATGGCCAGTGGGAGCCTCAACCCCCTCGATGCCTGCCCTCTCCTGATGATAAAGCGA CAGGTGGATGTGGTGTGCCAGTAACCACCAAAAACTCCAACGCCAACCTCGCTGACAAGTACATCACAATGACATCTTTTGCTTCTGGTGACAAAGTCCATTACGTGTGCAACGTCGGATACATTCAAGCAGGCGGCAGTAGACTTCGCAGGTGCATCGAGGGAAAGTGGACGCCGCTGCTGCTAAAATGTGAAC GAAAGGCATGTGGCTCTGCCGGAGAGATTCTAAATGGACAGTTTACATATACTGGAGTTGAGTTTGGCGACACTGCTACAGCTGTCTGTGATGAGGG GCATCAACTTGTGGGACGGGCAACCAGACACTGCATGAGTAATGGCTGGGATGGACGTGTTCCTGTCTGTGAGG CTGTGGGGTGTGCAGAGCCTCCAGAAGTGACAAATGCAGAGATGGAAGGCCGTCAGGAGCCACCATACACATACAGGAGTGTGGTTCGCTATCATTGTCGTGTGGGAACGCTTATTGGACAACGGGAGATTTGGTGTACCAAGGATGGGACATGGAGTACTTCTGCTCCTAAATGCAAAG AAATCACATGTTCGTCTCCGATTGTGCCCAGTGCCTACTGGACAGGGGCTCATAATGAGCTGCATCAATACAGGGACACTATAACTATTGAGTGTAACCCAGGCTACAGAAGGTTTGGCCCAAGCACCGTTACCTGTGGTAGTGATGGCCGATGGTTCCCTACCCTCCCCAAATGTACACGCATAT caCATGGCACCTACTGA